The following proteins are encoded in a genomic region of Spirosoma sp. SC4-14:
- a CDS encoding winged helix-turn-helix domain-containing protein, with product MTQGWVSQTLKKYRQQGPSALQWRKPPGAATRLTPAQLCQLVEELNKGAEHQGFAGAVWTRPRVNEVIKKLFDVSYDPSQVGRLLKKVGWSRQKPQAKARQQDVRAVAQWRQERLPELKKSEC from the coding sequence TTGACTCAAGGATGGGTTAGTCAGACCCTAAAGAAATATCGTCAACAAGGACCCTCAGCCTTGCAGTGGCGCAAGCCTCCCGGAGCAGCCACTCGTTTGACGCCTGCTCAGCTTTGTCAGCTTGTTGAAGAACTTAACAAAGGAGCAGAGCATCAGGGCTTTGCGGGGGCAGTTTGGACAAGACCTCGTGTTAATGAAGTCATTAAGAAATTATTCGATGTCAGTTATGATCCATCGCAAGTCGGTCGGTTATTGAAGAAAGTAGGTTGGAGCCGCCAAAAGCCACAGGCTAAAGCCCGGCAGCAGGATGTACGGGCGGTAGCCCAATGGCGTCAAGAACGGCTACCTGAACTCAAAAAAAGCGAATGCTGA
- a CDS encoding AraC family transcriptional regulator, producing the protein MPTASHTLSVSSVNIILFAARQRGADTDQLARSVGIAPEQLRDPDGRVLIRQVQALWREVIAVTGDPTIALKLGEMINPVAVGVLAYVMMHCPTLGKAFEKLCQYQDIVCEGVLTKGQTIHTSKPDGSSSQLFVLSLHLISPDIIYPEYALNSELSVYQSAIRALTGLPISPGEIRFAYPRPIDSSEHQRVFAPAHLTFDADVTAMVFDASLLDTPVLNANPSLSAMFEQHATGLLNRLKTPSLSSRVKAEIVSLMKGEEPTLATVADRLAMGVRTLQLHLKDEGTTYQQLLDETRKELAIQHLREPNLSTTDIAYLLGFAEPSVFFRSFKKWTGVTPGAFRLNQAA; encoded by the coding sequence ATGCCTACAGCCAGCCATACGCTATCGGTTTCTTCGGTCAATATCATCCTGTTTGCAGCCCGGCAACGCGGTGCCGACACCGATCAACTGGCCCGCTCGGTAGGCATCGCTCCCGAACAGCTTCGCGACCCCGATGGCCGTGTTCTGATTCGGCAGGTGCAGGCGCTCTGGCGCGAAGTCATTGCGGTTACGGGCGACCCGACCATTGCGCTGAAACTGGGCGAAATGATCAATCCGGTGGCAGTAGGCGTGTTGGCGTATGTAATGATGCACTGCCCTACATTAGGGAAAGCTTTCGAAAAGCTATGTCAATATCAGGATATTGTTTGCGAAGGCGTACTGACAAAGGGACAAACAATTCATACCAGCAAGCCCGACGGTAGCAGTAGCCAGTTATTTGTATTATCGCTACACCTTATCAGCCCGGACATTATTTATCCCGAATATGCTCTCAACTCCGAACTGTCGGTGTATCAGTCGGCTATTCGGGCTCTGACGGGTTTACCCATTTCGCCCGGTGAAATTCGGTTTGCCTATCCCCGTCCAATCGATAGTAGCGAACACCAGCGCGTATTTGCGCCGGCCCATCTGACGTTCGATGCCGATGTTACGGCTATGGTATTCGATGCATCGCTGCTCGATACGCCCGTGCTGAATGCCAATCCAAGCCTTTCGGCCATGTTTGAGCAACACGCAACCGGATTGCTGAATCGGCTCAAAACGCCTTCACTGAGCAGCCGGGTTAAAGCCGAAATTGTCAGTTTAATGAAAGGTGAAGAGCCTACACTGGCCACCGTCGCCGACCGGCTGGCAATGGGCGTCAGAACTTTACAACTGCACCTGAAAGACGAAGGCACTACGTATCAGCAACTGCTGGACGAAACCCGGAAAGAGCTGGCCATTCAGCACCTGCGGGAACCGAACCTAAGCACTACCGACATCGCCTACCTGCTGGGCTTTGCCGAACCGAGCGTTTTTTTCCGGTCGTTCAAAAAATGGACGGGCGTTACGCCGGGCGCGTTCCGGCTCAATCAGGCCGCGTAG
- a CDS encoding COR domain-containing protein has product MRALPPEIGLLTCLRELDLSNNYLTRLPTEIGQLIRLTYLNLSNNTFDYTNGIGFDFPCYLPIETLDLSYNNISRIPEDIFYLEEVKDVILDGNYILNGIPKYIIEEGANAINAYFKEILLSKYTSSLLEAKLLFVGQGEVGKTSLMKKITDSKFIFIEGNEETTHGINIGKWPIPISLTKEEAINYHFLNEYDIESEDYDNYSDNDDNDYFNDDDDDDDDDDDDDDELYRNNYSITINAVLNIWDFGGQEIYYSTHQFFLTKRSIYVFVWDARKEEEYKGFEYWFNIINSLSENSPVIIVMNKSDIRIKTIDESTLKHNFPNIISFHHTSCLTNQGISRLKESIINTFRKLPHFAERLPKVWIDIRKRLSDLNRNFITYDQYLNICSQYDIYNTRADFLSDYFHDLGDILHFQKDPILKNIVILKPEWATSAFYKLIDNKQIQYQYGRFSLIELNNIWDLETYPNGVHNELIKLMERFEMCFNLVGSYDYIIPELLIPNLSFNPRPRFIKAQLRFEYNFKFMPAGIIPRFICRNFISIEKNLFWKNGLIYRFDESSALIIGDPINRKIEVLVQGDDNEAVLGIIRKEFNEIFTSLNLDRETDFREMIPCCCSECSTSQVPHFFSYTTLKRFLRKEKRTITCDKSAEDVRVVELLKGYDRFKVNDRIFENLITACSQLQGLQKNIQNDEDSRNGFITNVLNNKGIYAKDQSRWGASPSNKSQGEIDIKIENSDGLTISIFEGLNLSYADKTKIHSHIEKIFNYDTNGLSSNFIIAYINNTNFIDLWEKYKAISTSANTKFALTGNFDDLSDDYSYGAHFKIGRTKYKVNDNITSIYHFFLDMNYA; this is encoded by the coding sequence TTGAGGGCCTTACCGCCTGAAATCGGCTTACTAACATGCCTAAGAGAATTAGATTTAAGCAATAATTATCTAACGCGATTACCTACTGAAATAGGTCAACTAATTAGATTGACCTATTTAAATCTAAGCAACAATACATTTGATTATACAAATGGTATAGGATTTGATTTTCCTTGTTATCTACCTATAGAAACACTTGATTTATCTTATAATAACATATCTAGGATACCAGAAGATATTTTTTATTTGGAAGAAGTCAAAGATGTCATTTTGGATGGCAATTACATACTGAATGGAATTCCTAAATATATAATCGAAGAAGGAGCAAATGCAATTAATGCATATTTTAAAGAAATCCTCCTTTCAAAATATACCAGCAGTTTACTTGAAGCAAAATTATTATTTGTTGGCCAAGGAGAAGTTGGAAAGACATCATTAATGAAGAAAATCACTGATTCAAAATTTATATTTATTGAAGGCAATGAAGAAACAACACACGGCATAAATATAGGCAAGTGGCCAATTCCTATTTCTCTAACAAAAGAAGAAGCTATAAATTATCACTTTCTAAATGAATATGACATAGAATCTGAGGACTATGACAACTATTCTGACAATGATGATAATGACTATTTTAATGATGATGATGATGACGATGACGATGATGATGATGATGATGATGAATTATATAGAAACAACTACTCAATAACAATAAATGCTGTCTTAAATATTTGGGATTTTGGCGGACAAGAAATATATTATTCTACTCATCAATTTTTTTTAACAAAAAGATCAATATATGTATTTGTATGGGATGCACGCAAAGAAGAAGAATATAAGGGGTTTGAATATTGGTTTAATATCATTAACTCCTTAAGCGAGAATAGTCCTGTAATCATTGTGATGAATAAATCAGATATAAGAATAAAAACCATTGATGAAAGTACTTTAAAACATAATTTCCCTAATATCATATCGTTTCATCACACTAGCTGTTTAACTAACCAAGGCATAAGTAGATTAAAAGAAAGTATAATAAATACATTTAGAAAGCTCCCCCATTTTGCTGAGCGTTTACCTAAAGTATGGATTGATATTAGAAAGAGGCTTTCGGATTTGAATAGAAACTTTATTACTTATGATCAATATTTAAATATATGCTCACAGTATGACATATATAATACAAGAGCTGATTTCCTAAGTGATTATTTTCACGATTTAGGAGATATATTACACTTTCAAAAAGACCCAATATTGAAAAATATTGTTATTCTAAAACCGGAGTGGGCCACTAGTGCATTCTATAAACTTATTGATAATAAGCAAATTCAATACCAGTACGGACGCTTTTCATTGATTGAGTTGAATAATATTTGGGATTTGGAAACCTATCCCAACGGAGTACACAATGAATTGATAAAATTAATGGAAAGATTTGAGATGTGCTTTAACTTAGTAGGGTCCTATGACTATATAATCCCTGAATTATTAATACCTAATCTTAGTTTTAACCCAAGGCCTAGATTTATTAAAGCGCAACTAAGATTCGAATATAATTTTAAGTTTATGCCAGCCGGAATAATCCCTAGATTTATTTGCAGAAACTTCATATCAATTGAAAAAAATTTATTTTGGAAAAATGGATTAATATATAGATTTGATGAATCCTCTGCGCTTATAATAGGAGATCCGATAAACAGAAAAATCGAAGTATTAGTACAGGGTGATGACAATGAGGCCGTATTAGGAATAATAAGGAAAGAATTTAATGAAATATTTACTTCTTTAAACTTAGATAGGGAAACAGATTTTCGTGAAATGATTCCTTGTTGTTGCTCTGAATGCTCTACATCTCAGGTACCACATTTTTTTTCATATACCACTCTAAAAAGATTTTTGAGAAAAGAGAAGAGGACAATTACTTGCGATAAAAGCGCCGAAGATGTTAGAGTGGTAGAACTCCTGAAAGGATACGATAGGTTTAAAGTCAATGACAGGATCTTCGAAAACCTGATAACTGCATGCTCACAATTACAAGGTTTACAAAAAAACATTCAAAATGATGAAGATAGTAGAAACGGCTTTATTACAAATGTATTAAACAATAAAGGAATATATGCAAAAGATCAGAGTCGCTGGGGGGCATCGCCATCTAATAAATCTCAAGGCGAAATTGACATAAAGATAGAAAACAGTGATGGTTTAACAATTAGTATCTTTGAAGGATTAAATCTATCTTACGCTGACAAAACAAAAATTCACTCTCATATTGAGAAGATTTTCAACTATGATACTAATGGTTTGTCAAGTAATTTCATAATTGCCTATATAAACAATACCAATTTTATAGATTTATGGGAGAAATACAAAGCTATTTCAACTTCTGCTAATACAAAATTTGCATTAACTGGAAATTTTGATGATTTATCTGACGACTATTCCTATGGAGCTCATTTTAAAATTGGGAGAACCAAATATAAAGTAAACGATAACATAACTTCTATCTATCATTTTTTTCTAGACATGAATTATGCATAA
- a CDS encoding YdeI/OmpD-associated family protein, with protein MHIVLHADNNPQELPDELRDCLMDEPPAYDAFLACTDAQQKAYIDWIYSAKIDETKVERILKTIEALLGNQKRSAHK; from the coding sequence GTGCATATTGTGCTCCATGCCGACAACAACCCACAAGAGCTACCCGACGAACTGCGCGACTGCCTCATGGATGAACCGCCCGCCTACGACGCTTTTCTGGCCTGTACGGATGCGCAGCAGAAAGCTTATATCGACTGGATTTATTCGGCCAAAATCGACGAAACCAAAGTAGAACGAATCCTCAAAACGATTGAGGCACTTCTGGGCAATCAGAAACGTTCTGCCCATAAATAG
- a CDS encoding IS5 family transposase, which yields MTKQFSVLTDSQWAAISPFLNLKRKRQHDLRQIINAILWLLRSGAQWRNLAGPWPHWQAVYYYFDQWKSDGTFEKINLALNKMDRQRFGKEAYPSLLCIDSQSVKLSPMICEYRGLDVYKRVNGRKRQLVVDTQGRLWVAQVHSAGDSDGSAAVPLIKDILWTAGERLEKVLGDQAYNGIFAQALGEWSIERSGVPV from the coding sequence GTGACTAAACAGTTCAGTGTTCTGACCGACTCTCAATGGGCCGCAATTTCGCCCTTTCTTAACCTGAAACGCAAACGACAGCATGATTTACGGCAAATTATTAATGCCATTCTTTGGTTGTTGCGCTCGGGTGCTCAATGGAGGAATCTAGCTGGCCCTTGGCCCCATTGGCAGGCGGTTTATTACTATTTTGATCAGTGGAAATCTGATGGAACCTTTGAGAAAATTAATTTGGCTCTCAATAAGATGGACCGTCAACGATTTGGCAAAGAAGCATACCCATCGCTACTATGCATTGATTCACAGAGCGTTAAGCTGAGTCCAATGATCTGTGAGTACCGAGGATTAGACGTCTATAAGCGAGTGAATGGCCGCAAACGTCAGTTGGTTGTTGACACTCAAGGTCGTCTATGGGTAGCCCAAGTTCATTCAGCTGGGGATAGTGATGGATCGGCAGCAGTCCCGCTGATTAAAGATATACTTTGGACAGCCGGTGAGCGACTAGAAAAGGTGTTGGGTGATCAAGCTTACAACGGAATCTTTGCCCAAGCCTTAGGTGAGTGGAGCATTGAACGCTCCGGCGTCCCGGTTTGA
- a CDS encoding helical backbone metal receptor — protein MAPQRIISLVPSQTELLFDLGLDAEIAGITKFCIHPADKVHSKPSMGGTKTLHMDRIHALKPDLIIANKEENTRQEVEYLQQQYPVYVSDVATIADALTMIREIGTLVGKRSEADALANQISQTLYPAPQSLRKTVAYFIWRKPYMAAASHTFIDSMLTMAGFTNVFAAQTRYPEINPETLSTAQPDLIFLSSEPYPFTQKHIDEFKAICPSATVVLVDGEVFSWYGSRLLRASDYFRNLHTEIVRQQS, from the coding sequence ATGGCTCCTCAACGCATTATTTCGCTGGTTCCGTCGCAAACGGAACTCCTCTTCGACCTGGGTCTCGATGCCGAAATAGCAGGTATTACAAAGTTCTGTATCCACCCCGCCGACAAAGTTCATAGCAAGCCCAGTATGGGCGGCACCAAAACGCTGCATATGGATCGGATTCATGCGCTAAAGCCCGATCTGATCATTGCCAATAAAGAAGAAAATACCCGCCAAGAAGTTGAGTACTTACAACAACAATACCCGGTTTATGTCAGCGATGTTGCAACCATAGCCGATGCACTCACGATGATTCGGGAAATAGGCACGCTGGTTGGCAAACGTTCGGAAGCCGATGCGCTGGCCAACCAAATCAGCCAAACCCTTTATCCTGCGCCCCAATCGCTCCGGAAAACGGTTGCCTATTTTATCTGGCGAAAACCCTACATGGCGGCCGCCAGCCATACATTTATCGACTCAATGCTAACTATGGCGGGATTTACGAACGTATTTGCAGCACAAACCCGCTACCCGGAAATTAACCCCGAAACGTTATCAACCGCTCAGCCCGATCTGATTTTTCTATCGTCGGAACCGTACCCGTTCACGCAAAAACATATTGACGAGTTTAAGGCTATTTGCCCTTCAGCTACCGTCGTGCTGGTCGATGGCGAAGTGTTTTCGTGGTACGGCAGTCGGTTATTGCGAGCCAGCGACTATTTTAGGAACTTGCATACTGAAATTGTCCGGCAACAGTCATGA
- a CDS encoding transposase, producing MDKAKDFGQDLSPTLLKNLIAIGCAILIKETVNLNKLKNHMGLLLGNQHTQTDSHYRRLTRFFDHPVAQRRLWKWLLVWILGYIKRWDGRSMSLYLTLDATSWQLGKQPIQLLVLSLVYRQVSLPLFWMDLARKGHSSQQQRKRLLQQAMKLYPVKGFCLLGDREYGGKAWLQFLTQSGLNFIIRLPKDSYKEAISAGGKAYSALLKRALRGRTVSQWFTLEGHRYQFVARSHQDGAQSADPLVLLISNLSWSKHVVVERYRIRWTTECLFKHLKSNGFHVEELGVQHWAKIRLLVVIIVVLYVICVAEGFRQYHRLRPKKKELGNFQPRESVFRKGYSGVVNQLSSIEHFLDWLMKQLSKPLKIPIRIFFFNVQH from the coding sequence TTGGACAAAGCTAAGGATTTTGGCCAGGATCTCTCACCGACTCTGCTGAAAAATCTCATCGCCATCGGCTGCGCCATCCTCATCAAGGAGACCGTCAACCTTAACAAGCTTAAGAACCACATGGGGCTACTACTAGGTAATCAGCACACCCAGACGGATTCGCACTATCGCCGACTTACCCGCTTCTTTGACCATCCAGTGGCCCAGCGGAGGCTGTGGAAGTGGCTGCTGGTGTGGATCTTAGGCTATATCAAACGCTGGGATGGCCGCTCCATGAGCCTTTACCTAACGTTGGATGCTACCAGTTGGCAGCTAGGTAAACAACCTATTCAGTTGTTGGTTTTGTCTCTGGTCTATCGGCAGGTGAGCCTGCCTTTATTCTGGATGGATTTGGCCAGGAAAGGTCATTCTTCTCAGCAGCAGCGCAAACGCTTGCTCCAGCAAGCCATGAAGCTCTACCCCGTGAAGGGCTTCTGCCTGTTAGGGGATCGTGAGTACGGGGGTAAAGCCTGGTTGCAGTTTCTAACCCAGAGTGGCCTCAACTTTATTATCCGTTTACCCAAAGATTCTTATAAAGAGGCTATTAGCGCCGGGGGCAAGGCCTACAGTGCTTTGCTCAAGCGAGCTTTAAGGGGCCGCACCGTCAGCCAGTGGTTTACCCTGGAGGGCCACCGCTACCAGTTTGTAGCTCGGTCTCATCAGGATGGCGCCCAAAGTGCGGACCCTTTGGTGCTCTTGATCAGTAATCTAAGCTGGTCCAAACACGTCGTTGTTGAGCGCTACCGCATCCGCTGGACCACGGAGTGTCTGTTCAAGCATTTGAAGAGCAATGGGTTCCATGTAGAAGAGCTGGGCGTTCAGCACTGGGCTAAAATTAGGCTGTTAGTGGTCATTATCGTCGTGTTATACGTGATCTGTGTCGCTGAAGGCTTTCGGCAGTATCATCGGCTTCGTCCGAAAAAGAAGGAATTGGGCAACTTTCAGCCACGGGAGTCGGTGTTCCGCAAGGGTTATTCAGGCGTGGTTAATCAGCTTAGCTCGATTGAACATTTCTTAGATTGGTTGATGAAGCAGTTAAGTAAGCCGCTGAAGATTCCTATCCGCATCTTTTTCTTCAATGTCCAGCACTGA
- a CDS encoding helix-turn-helix domain-containing protein, whose amino-acid sequence MNYQVYTPCAQLQPYVRHLIISETAHEQTYKILPDTSVVIGIQYRGRLAYHGNNTLIPLATSGITGLMDSFRIFSNSRHIGTVLIVFTETGAASFFREPLHELFRQSVSLDHFITASTLQRLEEQLAEAPTDQQRIAITERFLLSHLHNTPTDRLVRAAIDIIHQTNGTIRMKELAHHLCISQSPLEKRFRQVVGASPKKFATLVRIKHTLKSLALGSNLTDIGFEAGYFDQAHFNKEFKAFTGLAPLEFLKENRVKRPI is encoded by the coding sequence ATGAACTATCAGGTTTACACGCCCTGCGCTCAACTCCAGCCCTACGTCAGACACCTGATTATTTCTGAAACCGCCCACGAACAGACATACAAAATACTGCCCGACACGTCGGTAGTGATCGGGATTCAATACCGTGGGCGTCTGGCCTATCATGGCAACAACACACTTATTCCGCTGGCCACATCAGGCATTACGGGTCTGATGGATTCGTTTCGGATTTTCAGCAACTCCCGCCACATCGGCACCGTATTGATTGTCTTTACAGAAACAGGAGCCGCTTCCTTTTTTCGTGAACCACTGCACGAGCTATTTCGCCAGAGTGTTTCGCTCGATCATTTCATAACGGCTTCTACCCTGCAACGACTGGAAGAGCAACTGGCCGAAGCCCCTACCGATCAGCAGCGAATTGCTATCACCGAACGGTTTCTGCTCTCGCACTTGCACAATACACCAACAGACCGGCTTGTTCGGGCCGCTATCGACATCATTCACCAAACAAATGGTACGATCCGAATGAAAGAACTGGCCCATCACCTGTGTATCAGTCAGAGTCCGCTCGAAAAGCGTTTCCGGCAAGTTGTGGGGGCTTCACCAAAAAAATTCGCCACGCTGGTTCGGATTAAACATACCCTGAAAAGCCTTGCTTTGGGGAGTAACCTTACTGACATCGGCTTTGAAGCGGGCTACTTCGATCAGGCGCATTTCAATAAGGAGTTTAAAGCTTTTACGGGCCTTGCACCGCTTGAGTTCCTGAAAGAAAATAGGGTAAAGCGGCCAATCTGA
- a CDS encoding DUF1398 family protein produces MNALDKIHQAYATARTYPDLAQKLIEASVQSYTVDVSSGIILYHLPNGQTAIHAKTANPRPIANTFSQELTIKAIRDNQQGKTDYPTFMTDIAEAGVRFYDAILTGPSKRVVYIGIGGSYDELIPIN; encoded by the coding sequence ATGAATGCACTCGACAAAATCCATCAGGCCTACGCCACCGCCCGCACCTATCCCGATCTGGCTCAGAAACTTATAGAAGCCAGCGTTCAGTCCTATACGGTCGACGTTTCGTCCGGTATTATTCTGTATCATCTCCCTAATGGGCAAACAGCGATTCATGCAAAGACCGCAAATCCACGGCCTATTGCCAACACCTTCAGTCAGGAATTGACCATCAAAGCCATTCGCGACAATCAGCAGGGGAAAACAGATTACCCAACGTTCATGACCGATATTGCCGAAGCAGGCGTACGGTTCTACGATGCCATTCTGACTGGTCCTTCTAAACGCGTTGTTTACATAGGAATTGGCGGTAGTTATGACGAATTGATACCGATCAATTGA
- a CDS encoding Uma2 family endonuclease gives MSGRSRLGYRNYVGTAKNDFNEKYNLYEEAGVREYWIVQPKEKAVNVYVLEDGQYALVDVYESTDIPCRIFPDLTISHERLFE, from the coding sequence TTGTCTGGGCGCTCCCGATTGGGTTATCGAAATTACGTCGGAACGGCTAAAAACGATTTCAACGAGAAGTATAATCTGTATGAAGAAGCAGGCGTGCGGGAGTACTGGATCGTGCAACCGAAAGAAAAAGCGGTCAACGTTTACGTTCTGGAAGATGGTCAGTATGCACTTGTCGATGTCTATGAATCGACCGATATTCCCTGCCGGATTTTCCCGGATCTGACTATTTCGCACGAACGACTTTTCGAATAA
- a CDS encoding NAD(P)H-binding protein yields MNSITHKSSPEILVLGATGSIGYAVTVNLLARQFPVTILVRNRAKAEALFPNQPTLTIVEGDAQDAALLNQLAIGKDFIFHGINYPYNKWFGNMDTVTQKVIDAATKNQATIVFPGNVYNFGNTKEPIREDSLPNPCTRKGQLRVAIESMMEQAANAGHCRVINVRLPDFWGPNVLNEGVAPIFENALNGKALPWVANADIPHQAVFTSDAAEIIARLMLREWEKPTTAAYQVWNYGGTTVPSLRSWFTQISRLVGKPLKVEVYSRLMVTVLGVFMPVLREVKEMLYLYENTILLDDKKVRTLFPDFTPTPMDDALTETLAWFAEHRLHRSFEPATIAA; encoded by the coding sequence ATGAACTCAATCACGCATAAATCGTCTCCCGAAATTCTGGTCTTGGGCGCTACCGGTAGCATCGGTTATGCCGTAACCGTCAATCTGTTAGCACGCCAGTTTCCTGTTACTATCCTGGTTCGCAATCGGGCTAAAGCCGAAGCCTTGTTCCCGAATCAGCCAACGCTTACTATCGTTGAGGGCGATGCGCAGGATGCCGCGCTGCTTAACCAGTTGGCCATCGGTAAAGACTTTATTTTTCACGGCATCAATTACCCCTACAATAAGTGGTTTGGCAATATGGATACGGTTACGCAGAAGGTAATCGATGCGGCCACGAAGAACCAAGCCACAATTGTTTTTCCGGGTAACGTCTACAACTTCGGAAACACAAAAGAACCGATTCGCGAAGATAGTCTACCCAATCCGTGTACGCGCAAAGGCCAGCTTCGTGTTGCCATCGAGAGCATGATGGAGCAGGCTGCTAACGCGGGCCATTGTCGGGTAATCAATGTGCGGTTGCCAGATTTTTGGGGGCCTAACGTGCTGAACGAAGGTGTTGCGCCCATTTTTGAAAATGCTCTGAATGGGAAAGCCCTGCCGTGGGTAGCCAATGCCGACATTCCGCATCAGGCCGTATTTACCAGTGATGCCGCCGAAATTATTGCCCGCCTGATGCTGCGCGAATGGGAGAAACCAACTACCGCTGCCTATCAGGTATGGAACTACGGCGGCACAACCGTACCGTCGCTTCGTTCGTGGTTTACGCAAATCAGCCGTTTGGTCGGCAAACCGTTGAAGGTTGAGGTCTATAGCCGGTTGATGGTGACGGTGCTTGGCGTGTTTATGCCTGTTCTTCGGGAGGTGAAAGAGATGCTCTATCTGTATGAAAACACGATTCTGCTCGACGACAAAAAAGTGCGGACGCTCTTCCCCGATTTTACGCCAACGCCAATGGATGATGCCCTGACCGAAACGCTGGCCTGGTTTGCCGAGCATCGGCTCCATCGCTCCTTTGAGCCAGCTACCATTGCGGCCTGA
- a CDS encoding IS630 family transposase, with protein sequence MVYVDESACYLLPLLAHTWAPCGQTPMVIEQAGRSHLSLIAAIAPNGRLYVGGQDQPFTSEDIVWFLGKLCSRYRKRDLLVIWDGASIHRSEAVKAMLRAKSGRIHLERLPAYSPELNPVELFWSHLKRSLKNQVFTSLDELTVAVLEQIRLLEQDPKMVQAFFRKKEIGFITN encoded by the coding sequence ATTGTCTATGTCGATGAATCAGCTTGCTATCTTTTACCACTTTTAGCGCATACTTGGGCACCGTGCGGCCAAACACCAATGGTCATCGAACAAGCCGGTCGTTCACACTTGAGCTTGATTGCAGCTATTGCTCCTAATGGGCGCTTGTATGTAGGGGGACAAGATCAGCCTTTTACCAGCGAAGACATTGTGTGGTTTCTGGGCAAGCTTTGTAGCCGGTATCGAAAACGAGACTTGTTAGTGATCTGGGATGGCGCATCGATTCATCGTAGCGAAGCCGTTAAAGCCATGCTGCGGGCCAAGTCTGGTCGGATTCATTTGGAACGTTTACCAGCCTACAGTCCGGAACTTAACCCAGTCGAGCTATTCTGGAGTCACCTAAAACGAAGTTTAAAAAATCAGGTATTTACCAGCTTAGACGAACTCACAGTGGCCGTTTTGGAACAGATCAGACTTTTAGAGCAAGACCCAAAAATGGTGCAGGCATTCTTTCGTAAGAAAGAGATAGGTTTTATTACAAATTAG
- a CDS encoding DUF4260 domain-containing protein gives MKILLKSEELIQFLGAIYLFSRLQFAWWWFPALILLPDISMIGYLINPAVGAVLYNVFHHKGLGIVIGLLGLMTGNQNLMLVGIILFAHSSMDRMMGYGLKYPDSFKHTSLGML, from the coding sequence ATGAAAATCTTACTCAAATCCGAAGAATTGATTCAGTTTCTGGGCGCTATTTATCTGTTTTCCCGATTGCAGTTTGCCTGGTGGTGGTTTCCGGCGCTGATTCTGTTGCCCGACATAAGTATGATTGGCTATCTGATCAATCCGGCGGTAGGAGCGGTGCTCTACAACGTATTTCACCACAAAGGACTAGGCATCGTTATTGGTTTGCTGGGGCTGATGACCGGCAATCAGAACCTGATGCTGGTGGGCATTATTCTCTTCGCCCATTCGAGTATGGACCGCATGATGGGCTATGGCCTGAAATACCCCGATAGTTTTAAGCATACCAGTCTGGGGATGTTGTGA